In the genome of Actinomadura graeca, one region contains:
- a CDS encoding FHA domain-containing protein — protein MATCPNGHASQADDYCDVCGERVGSVPSGPPGGAPGAGRGAQAPPARPPGGTPCPDCGTPASDRFCEECGYDFATGGGKPTPAPAAPGRVPPARSESAPSAAGPPASGTSAPGAAAWTAVVIADRDYYNAVIAEEGPDSVSLAFPPYAPERRIPLAGHQIRIGRRGSSDPSAPEIDLRDPPEDPGVSHIHAVLLAKPDGTWTLVDPGSTNGTCVNGSAEPIPVNVEVPLSEGDRVHVGAWTTITLTRGEAT, from the coding sequence ATGGCGACCTGCCCCAATGGCCACGCCTCGCAGGCCGACGACTACTGCGACGTGTGCGGGGAACGCGTCGGTTCCGTCCCGTCCGGCCCGCCGGGCGGTGCGCCGGGCGCGGGCCGAGGCGCGCAGGCGCCGCCCGCCCGGCCGCCGGGCGGCACGCCCTGCCCCGACTGCGGGACGCCCGCGAGCGACCGTTTCTGCGAGGAGTGCGGCTATGACTTCGCCACCGGCGGAGGCAAGCCGACCCCGGCGCCCGCGGCCCCCGGCCGTGTCCCTCCCGCCCGGTCCGAATCCGCGCCGTCCGCGGCGGGCCCGCCCGCGTCAGGCACGTCGGCGCCGGGGGCCGCGGCGTGGACGGCCGTCGTGATCGCCGACCGCGACTACTACAACGCGGTCATCGCGGAAGAGGGGCCGGACTCGGTGTCCCTGGCGTTCCCCCCGTACGCCCCGGAGCGGCGCATCCCGCTCGCCGGGCACCAGATCCGCATCGGGCGGCGCGGCTCGTCCGACCCGTCCGCGCCCGAGATCGACCTCCGCGATCCCCCCGAGGACCCGGGCGTCTCGCACATCCACGCGGTCCTGCTGGCCAAGCCGGACGGCACCTGGACGCTGGTGGACCCCGGTTCCACCAACGGGACCTGCGTCAACGGATCGGCCGAGCCGATCCCGGTCAACGTCGAGGTGCCGCTGTCCGAGGGGGACCGCGTCCATGTCGGCGCCTGGACCACCATCACGCTCACACGAGGCGAGGCGACATGA